In Thermothelomyces thermophilus ATCC 42464 chromosome 4, complete sequence, a single genomic region encodes these proteins:
- a CDS encoding glycoside hydrolase family 5 protein (CAZy_ID 268045) — MARDPPSATRRSRSRHPDPDPDPDRDGYREQRRHRRHSSSAADGSQHQRRTKRRPTSTPRAGVAGVAAEYHASEEEGGSSPSSQVLSAAALARLNRENAAAARGGGGGRRGERERARGRERQGIAREAEAERERERELRRERRREREREQERERARRRERSRGYEIVEVSPTRGNWKSGDREAGGTRRRVVSGPALEEGRSGGGGGGSSGAGAGGKAWGGLRGGWRGSQDSVTLEKEALWKGKKVPWYQQKKKLWILIGVCSVLLIIIIIVAAVVVPKAGSGEEKRDDESSESSDGNLAGISPDSIPEGAPSWLNPFVWQDTTDFNLTYTDEMVGDLPVMGLNTDWDDSARANENVPALDEPWGDYAKRPARGVNIGGWLSLEPFITPSLFEYDLRMGIVDEYTLCKYLGRRCESVLEKHYATFVTEDTFREIRDAGLDHVRIPFSYWAVQTYEGDPYLFRTSWRYLLRAIEWCRRYGLRVNLDLHGLPGSQNGWNHSGRLGAIGWLNGTNGDVNARRSLEIHDRLSKFFAQPRYRNIISHYGLANEPRMTFLDTGKVLQWTADAYALVRRNGVSDAVVVFGDGFRGLGNWQGELTGLDRAALDVHQYVIFNTNQIVFNHSEKVRYACEGWTEQTLESMDRATGFGPTLIAEWSQADTDCARHLTNVGWGNRWTGTYVTPDGDGDVTTPRCPTMDSSCSCDQANSPASQWSDPYKRFLKLFAEAQMSSFEKGWGWFYWVWDTEDAPQWSYKKGLAAGVLPAKAYERDFDCDLSKIPSFSDLPEYY, encoded by the exons ATGGCCCGCGACCCCCCCTCGGCAACCCGCCGCTCCAGATCCCGCCACCCGGACCCCGACCCCGACCCCGACCGGGACGGCTACCGCGAACAGCGCCGTCACAGACGccactcctcctccgccgccgatgGATCCCAGCACCAGCGCCGCACGAAGCGCCGACCGACGAGCACGCCCCGCGCCGGCGTCGCCGGCGTCGCTGCCGAGTACCATGCCTCGGAAGAGGAGGGTGGGTCGTCCCCGTCGTCGCAGGTCCTCTCCGCGGCCGCGCTGGCGCGGCTGAACAGGGAgaacgcggccgcggcgcggggcgggggcggcggaaGGAGAGGGGAGAGGGAGCGGGCGAGGGGGCGGGAGAGGCAAGGGATCGCAAGGGAGGCGGAAgccgagagggagagggaacgGGAGCTGAGGAGGGAACGGCGGCGGGAACGGGAGAGAGAGCAGGAGCGGGAGAGGGCGAGGCGGAGGGAGCGGAGTCGGGGGTATGAGATTGTGGAAGTCTCGCCGACTAGGGGAAATTGGAAATCCGGAGACCGGGAAGCAGGagggacgaggaggagggtggTGAGCGGGCCGGCGTTGGAAGAGGGGagaagcggcggcggcggcggcggcagcagcggcgccGGTGCTGGTGGGAAGGCGTGGGGGGGCCTGAGAGGCGGATGGAGGGGCAGCCAGGATAGCGTGACGTTGGAGAAGGAGGCGCTGTGGAAGGGGAAAAAGGTGCCGTGGTACCAGCAGAAAAAGAAGCTGT GGATCCTCATTGGGGTCTGCTCCGTACtgctcatcatcatcatcatcgtggCAGCGGTGGTGGTGCCCAAGGCTGGCTCCGGGGAGGAAAAGCGCGATGATGAGAGCAGCGAGAGCAGCGACGGCAACCTCGCGGGGATATCACCAGACAGCATTCCAGAAGGGGCGCCCTCGTGGCTGAATCCCTTTGTCTGGCAGGACACAACCGACTTCAACCTCACCTACACCGACGAGATGGTGGGTGACCTGCCCGTCATGGGCCTCAACACGGACTGGGACGACTCGGCAAGGGCAAACGAGAACGTGCCGGCACTGGACGAACCATGGGGCGACTACGCAAAGCGGCCAGCAAGAGGCGTCAACATCGGGGGCTGGCTCTCGCTCGAGCCCTTCATCACCCCGTCGCTGTTCGAGTATGATTTACGCATGGGCATCGTCGACGAGTACACGCTCTGCAAGTACCTGGGCAGGAGATGCGAGAGCGTGCTCGAGAAGCACTACGCCACGTTTGTCACCGAGGACACGTTCCGGGAGATCCGGGACGCCGGGCTGGACCACGTCCGCATTCCCTTTTCCTACTGGGCCGTGCAGACGTACGAGGGCGACCCGTACCTCTTCCGCACGTCCTGGCGGTACCTGCTCCGAGCGATCGAGTGGTGCCGCCGTTACGGGCTGCGCGTCAACCTCGACCTGCACGGCCTCCCGGGCAGCCAGAACGGGTGGAACCACAGCGGCCGGCTGGGCGCCATCGGCTGGCTGAACGGCACCAACGGGGACGTCAACGCGCGGCGGTCGCTCGAGATCCACGACCGGCTGTCCAAGTTCTTCGCGCAGCCGCGGTACCGCAACATCATCAGCCACTACGGGCTGGCCAACGAGCCGCGGATGACGTTCCTCGACACCGGGAAGGTGCTCCAGTGGACGGCGGACGCGTACGCGCTGGTGCGGCGCAACGGCGTGTCggacgccgtcgtcgtctttGGCGACGGCTTCCGGGGACTGGGCAACTGGCAGGGCGAGCTGACGGGGCTGGACCGGGCGGCGCTCGACGTGCACCAGTACGTCATCTTCAACACGAACCAGATCGTCTTCAACCACAGCGAGAAGGTCCGGTACGCGTGCGAGGGCTGGACGGAGCAGACGCTCGAGAGCATGGACCGCGCCACCGGCTTCGGCCCGACGCTGATCGCCGAGTGGTCGCAGGCCGACACCGACTGCGCCCGGCACCTGACCAACGTCGGCTGGGGCAACCGCTGGACGGGCACGTACGTCACccccgacggcgacggcgacgtcaCCACGCCGCGGTGCCCGACCATGGACAGCTCGTGCAGCTGCGACCAGGCCAACTCGCCGGCCAGCCAGTGGAGCGACCCGTACAAGCGCTTCCTGAAGCTCTTTGCCGAGGCGCAGATGTCGAGCT